From the genome of Ornithobacterium rhinotracheale, one region includes:
- a CDS encoding DUF4835 family protein, translating into MKFKIATLLLLILNLSFAQEFYAEVNVDYSQVGGSNASTYQALEKSLKDFINTTKWSDKNYKIHERIEASFNIIIKEKSGNNQYKASLQVQSRRPVFNSNYYTPTLNVNDTNFDFEYTDFQQIVFNQRKFSNTNLSDVIGFYVYLILGIDADTFSRNGGTQYFKIAQNVSSNALSSKFDGWGSQSQRNRTALINKILSPSGNTMRALYYNYHIRGLDQMYSNELNAKNNIGNALLSLNSYEKSNDFSQNYMLDVFFNTKKHEIEQIFTGGVSTSFGLNKLKTLLEKISPNNNDLWKKLNK; encoded by the coding sequence ATGAAATTTAAAATTGCAACTCTGCTCCTACTTATTCTAAATCTAAGCTTTGCACAAGAATTTTATGCCGAGGTAAATGTGGACTATTCCCAAGTGGGCGGCTCTAATGCTAGCACATACCAAGCACTTGAAAAGTCGCTTAAAGATTTCATTAACACTACCAAATGGAGCGATAAGAATTATAAAATTCACGAGAGAATTGAGGCCTCTTTTAACATTATAATTAAAGAAAAATCAGGCAATAATCAATATAAAGCCAGTTTGCAAGTGCAGAGTAGGCGCCCTGTTTTTAACTCCAATTATTATACGCCTACGCTCAATGTAAATGACACAAATTTTGATTTTGAATATACAGATTTTCAGCAAATTGTGTTTAATCAAAGGAAATTTAGCAACACTAATTTAAGCGATGTTATTGGCTTTTATGTCTATTTAATTTTGGGGATAGATGCCGACACTTTTTCAAGAAATGGCGGAACGCAATATTTTAAAATAGCGCAAAATGTAAGCTCTAATGCTTTAAGCTCTAAGTTTGATGGCTGGGGGTCTCAATCACAGCGAAACCGCACAGCTTTGATAAACAAGATTTTATCACCAAGTGGAAATACAATGCGCGCGCTTTATTACAACTACCATATCAGAGGTTTGGACCAAATGTATTCAAATGAATTAAATGCTAAAAATAACATTGGCAATGCGCTACTGTCTTTAAATAGCTATGAAAAAAGCAATGATTTTTCGCAAAATTATATGCTTGATGTATTCTTTAATACCAAAAAACACGAAATTGAGCAGATTTTTACAGGCGGAGTTTCCACTAGCTTTGGGCTCAATAAATTGAAGACACTTTTAGAAAAAATTTCGCCGAATAATAATGACCTTTGGAAAAAGCTAAATAAATAA